In the genome of Paenibacillus pabuli, one region contains:
- a CDS encoding FixH family protein, with amino-acid sequence MSGQVRWFMPFIILTLLIVGCSEQKQTQSGEMPEMIKVQLVVPDKASLHKPVTLQVKLTQGDVPVSNADQVQFQIWDELEDAPAVSPELGMMTEDKLEEQGALKANEVENGLYEVQYTFEQSGTYVVQAHVTHGAMHSMPRAKIQAE; translated from the coding sequence ATGAGCGGACAAGTCCGTTGGTTCATGCCCTTCATCATTCTGACCCTCCTGATTGTAGGGTGTTCGGAACAGAAGCAGACCCAGTCGGGTGAGATGCCGGAGATGATCAAAGTACAGCTTGTGGTCCCTGACAAGGCTTCTCTCCATAAACCAGTGACCTTGCAGGTGAAGCTCACTCAGGGTGATGTCCCGGTAAGCAATGCGGATCAGGTTCAATTCCAGATCTGGGATGAGCTTGAGGATGCCCCAGCAGTGTCGCCTGAATTAGGAATGATGACAGAGGACAAGCTGGAGGAACAAGGTGCTTTGAAGGCAAACGAGGTTGAGAATGGTCTGTATGAGGTGCAGTATACTTTTGAGCAGTCAGGTACGTATGTGGTGCAGGCCCATGTGACACATGGGGCCATGCACAGTATGCCCAGAGCGAAGATCCAGGCGGAATAA
- a CDS encoding disulfide oxidoreductase, with amino-acid sequence MDTASKPERRAKHIDTRLFIAWAVSVIATGGSLYFSEIKGYIPCDLCWFQRIFMYPLTILLGIAYFKDDVGITKYVLPLSFIGGGISLYHVTIQRIFSATGNAVACGKVPCYTDYLNWFGFITIPLLALIAFIIIIVMLWGIGKTPKSSL; translated from the coding sequence ATGGACACAGCTTCAAAGCCTGAGCGACGGGCAAAACATATTGATACCCGTCTGTTTATTGCCTGGGCCGTATCAGTCATTGCGACTGGAGGCAGCCTTTATTTCAGTGAGATCAAGGGATACATCCCCTGTGATCTGTGCTGGTTCCAACGGATCTTCATGTATCCGTTAACGATTTTACTTGGCATTGCCTACTTCAAGGATGATGTGGGCATCACCAAATATGTTCTTCCGCTTAGTTTCATTGGGGGCGGAATCTCGTTATATCATGTAACGATTCAGCGTATCTTCTCGGCTACGGGAAATGCTGTGGCGTGCGGTAAAGTTCCGTGTTATACCGATTACTTGAACTGGTTTGGTTTTATCACCATTCCGTTGCTTGCACTGATCGCATTTATCATCATTATTGTGATGCTGTGGGGAATTGGCAAAACACCAAAATCTTCTTTATAA
- a CDS encoding copper amine oxidase N-terminal domain-containing protein, protein MKMKKFIAPMLSLTLLMPGIAGAAAATQTPMTTMKASVNTPAADLRASLDHLLSEHFALAVTAMAKAYDGAKDADAAYKALDQNALDMQPAIAFLYGEAGAKEFERIFRAHNKYTDDLVKATKMGNQAGIKQAQNNINGFVEEFATFLSTATEGKLPKAAAKNALKVHEDLVQKVFDEYVAGDYTDAYKAYREGFKEMFDVSKALSTAITTQMPEKFGNSKADTPAADLRSALNLLASEHFALSALQMQEQYDGRTAASNALVTAEAGNTADFKAAIASIYGNDGANAFEKIWVTNHVNAQSDYVSAVKNNDATARAAVEKRIDGFTTEFATFLDSATAGNLPKAAGQQALTTHEKQVQQVLDQYAAANYEGSYATNREGFKVMFGVGQALGNAIVTQFNYKFQEQPTTPTMPETNTTTVWMQLNSKMLKINDKTTNMDTTPMLWKNTTYIPLRFLSEGIGATVKWDKKAQQVTVMAGNDTLKFWVNNNVMEVNGVKTNVGATVFVNKDGRTQVPLRFIAELLGWDVKWTQKDGSITLTKSM, encoded by the coding sequence ATGAAAATGAAGAAATTTATCGCACCCATGCTGAGCTTGACGTTATTGATGCCGGGAATTGCGGGGGCTGCTGCAGCAACGCAGACACCAATGACAACAATGAAGGCAAGTGTCAATACACCTGCTGCTGACCTGAGAGCGAGCCTGGATCACCTGTTATCCGAACACTTTGCACTCGCAGTAACCGCAATGGCGAAGGCATATGACGGAGCAAAAGATGCAGACGCAGCTTACAAAGCACTCGACCAAAATGCACTGGATATGCAGCCGGCCATCGCCTTCCTTTACGGTGAAGCAGGAGCCAAAGAATTCGAACGGATCTTCCGCGCTCATAACAAATATACAGATGATCTTGTGAAAGCAACAAAAATGGGTAACCAGGCTGGAATCAAACAGGCACAGAATAATATCAACGGATTTGTAGAAGAATTCGCCACATTCCTGAGCACAGCAACAGAAGGCAAATTGCCAAAAGCAGCAGCCAAAAATGCTTTAAAAGTACATGAAGATCTCGTGCAAAAAGTATTTGATGAATATGTAGCAGGCGACTACACCGATGCATACAAAGCTTATCGTGAAGGTTTCAAAGAAATGTTCGACGTGAGTAAGGCACTTTCTACAGCAATCACAACACAAATGCCTGAGAAATTCGGGAACAGCAAGGCAGACACACCAGCAGCTGATCTGAGATCTGCACTAAACCTCTTGGCTTCCGAGCATTTCGCACTCTCGGCTCTGCAAATGCAAGAGCAGTATGATGGCCGCACAGCAGCATCGAACGCACTGGTTACAGCTGAAGCTGGAAACACAGCAGATTTCAAAGCAGCGATCGCTTCCATTTACGGTAATGATGGTGCCAATGCGTTCGAGAAAATTTGGGTAACCAATCATGTAAATGCACAAAGCGACTATGTATCAGCGGTTAAAAACAATGATGCAACAGCTCGTGCAGCTGTCGAGAAACGTATTGACGGATTCACAACGGAGTTCGCGACATTCCTGGATTCTGCAACAGCTGGCAACCTGCCGAAAGCTGCGGGACAACAAGCATTGACGACACATGAGAAGCAAGTACAGCAGGTATTGGATCAATACGCTGCGGCTAACTACGAAGGTTCGTACGCCACAAACCGTGAAGGATTCAAAGTCATGTTCGGTGTAGGTCAGGCCCTTGGTAATGCAATCGTGACCCAATTCAACTACAAATTCCAAGAGCAACCAACAACACCGACAATGCCTGAAACCAATACAACGACGGTATGGATGCAGCTGAACAGCAAAATGCTGAAAATCAATGACAAAACAACCAACATGGACACAACACCAATGCTCTGGAAAAACACAACCTACATTCCACTGCGCTTCCTGAGCGAAGGGATTGGTGCAACCGTGAAATGGGATAAAAAAGCACAGCAAGTAACCGTCATGGCTGGTAATGATACGCTGAAATTCTGGGTGAACAACAACGTTATGGAAGTGAACGGAGTGAAGACAAACGTTGGTGCTACTGTATTTGTAAACAAAGATGGACGTACGCAAGTGCCGCTGCGTTTCATCGCTGAGCTTCTTGGCTGGGATGTAAAATGGACTCAAAAAGATGGTTCTATCACACTGACTAAATCCATGTAA
- a CDS encoding stalk domain-containing protein, whose product MMKKNLKKSAATMMVLGMTLTGATGVFAGTQLEKISAYLNHGISFNVDGAAYSPTDGNGKKLAPITYNNSTYLPVRAIADALHVPVSYDGKKGQVIIGEATSNPSTLSNVTYSAAQKEAIQKAFAQFDGFETAYAPKQMIAGDTFKSVGAGGDGVSFTFNHMKVDVSPRDYSDGYNGKDVKLSNGVTAKWYTPDQTGMLTFKLDDRYVTISSPDHKLSQAQLQQVAVSVQKVQNNDQGVTGFADVNFTKEQLTTIRKAFAKFQGFETAYAPQHMIAGDTFKSVDAGGDGVNFVFNHMNVTVSPKDYSFSYDGKNVELPNGVTAKWYTPDQTDMLTFKLDDRYVTLSSPKNALTHTQLEQMAVSVQKVK is encoded by the coding sequence ATGATGAAGAAAAACTTGAAGAAATCCGCAGCAACGATGATGGTACTGGGCATGACATTAACAGGAGCAACCGGTGTATTCGCAGGAACACAACTGGAGAAAATCTCGGCATATCTCAACCATGGGATCAGCTTCAATGTAGACGGTGCGGCATACTCACCAACGGATGGCAACGGTAAGAAACTCGCTCCAATCACTTACAACAATTCAACTTATCTGCCTGTACGTGCCATCGCTGATGCGCTGCATGTGCCTGTATCGTATGACGGTAAAAAAGGACAGGTTATCATCGGTGAAGCTACAAGCAACCCTTCCACATTAAGCAATGTAACCTATAGTGCAGCGCAAAAAGAAGCCATTCAAAAAGCATTTGCACAGTTCGATGGCTTCGAGACAGCATACGCTCCTAAGCAGATGATTGCAGGGGATACGTTCAAAAGTGTAGGCGCTGGCGGCGATGGAGTAAGCTTTACTTTTAACCATATGAAAGTGGATGTATCTCCAAGAGATTATTCGGACGGATATAATGGCAAAGACGTAAAACTGTCCAATGGGGTCACAGCCAAATGGTACACACCAGATCAAACGGGTATGCTCACGTTCAAACTGGATGATCGTTATGTCACAATAAGCTCTCCTGACCATAAGCTGTCTCAGGCTCAGCTGCAGCAAGTCGCTGTGTCCGTGCAAAAGGTACAAAACAACGATCAGGGCGTTACCGGCTTCGCTGATGTGAACTTTACCAAAGAACAGTTGACCACCATCCGCAAAGCATTCGCAAAATTCCAGGGATTTGAGACTGCTTACGCACCACAACACATGATTGCAGGGGATACGTTTAAAAGTGTAGATGCTGGCGGGGATGGCGTAAACTTTGTCTTCAATCACATGAATGTCACTGTATCACCTAAAGACTACTCCTTTAGTTATGACGGCAAAAATGTTGAACTGCCAAACGGTGTTACCGCCAAATGGTACACTCCGGATCAAACCGACATGCTGACATTCAAACTGGATGATCGCTATGTGACTCTCAGTTCTCCAAAAAACGCATTAACTCATACACAGCTGGAGCAAATGGCTGTATCTGTGCAAAAAGTGAAATAA
- a CDS encoding DUF6138 family protein produces MSTLYDQAMEEMIKVIHEWFDEQMKRDDLEQAVKRTTLQMGIFNDILLDYRPGRTTVDSVDLGLDEGLKSKNAGPFTEEEVRNEIQPKLVEVIQEKLDKLVDTPLIDYRFTFRGKFPTTEGKLQVTMLEYINEGKKQQLLERIHTYVDQKLLKGSYPTKPLESFFLTRHLLDPKLFPELNVAWTIAQYDRIQELNKGRQEALAEHRGDIIRAITSWAEHYFLPRYFDVQSSAYSANVYTLKPGVSLEKGQPQSEHGEQVAQPIDLLLYAAVMILRYEPSYSKPQGLTFLELAKQLGSSRAVRMMTEGSGTYAKEDIHVKNEQVEFTANDVFSIITIIIRKEEAAAYEQALAFIIRLLKQGFPKSYKIKLKSSLKQYLPVKGLAKSDTHRFFANALEYSELHPLLEEYARAAIEEFEFYADTEGEKNCMPGSYAAFGLGLADERYFPLVEYYMGKVDDEHQSVQDKFTAALAEKHGVTSSSIPVLVACLRRSTDNLKLKIQPELEDEAKLELLVQSLQGLKSYEVEHVLYPIWGKVEKLATMARKAEGRRKELLLELLKAAGK; encoded by the coding sequence ATGAGTACACTCTATGATCAGGCAATGGAAGAGATGATTAAGGTCATTCATGAATGGTTTGATGAACAGATGAAGCGGGATGACCTGGAACAGGCAGTGAAGCGAACCACGCTGCAAATGGGGATTTTTAATGATATTTTGCTGGATTACAGACCTGGACGGACCACGGTAGACAGTGTGGATCTTGGATTGGATGAAGGATTGAAATCAAAGAATGCAGGTCCGTTTACGGAAGAAGAGGTGCGGAATGAGATCCAGCCCAAGCTTGTAGAAGTGATTCAAGAGAAATTGGACAAGCTGGTGGATACGCCGCTGATCGACTATCGATTTACCTTTCGCGGGAAATTCCCGACGACAGAAGGAAAGCTGCAAGTGACCATGCTCGAATATATCAACGAAGGGAAAAAGCAGCAGTTGCTTGAGCGCATTCATACATACGTAGACCAAAAGCTGCTGAAAGGCTCGTATCCAACAAAACCGTTGGAATCCTTTTTTCTGACGCGTCATCTGCTTGACCCAAAATTGTTTCCTGAACTGAACGTAGCCTGGACTATAGCGCAATATGACCGCATACAGGAGTTAAACAAAGGACGTCAGGAAGCCCTGGCGGAGCATCGTGGTGATATTATCCGTGCGATAACGTCATGGGCGGAGCATTATTTTTTGCCACGATACTTTGATGTGCAGTCTTCTGCGTACAGCGCCAATGTGTATACACTTAAGCCAGGTGTTTCTTTGGAGAAGGGTCAGCCTCAAAGTGAGCATGGGGAGCAAGTGGCACAGCCTATCGATCTTCTGCTGTATGCTGCCGTAATGATTCTTCGTTATGAGCCTAGTTACAGTAAACCACAAGGCCTTACTTTTTTGGAACTGGCCAAACAATTGGGCAGCAGCCGTGCGGTTCGCATGATGACTGAAGGTAGCGGAACCTATGCCAAGGAAGATATTCATGTGAAAAATGAGCAGGTGGAGTTCACCGCGAACGATGTGTTCTCGATCATTACCATCATTATTCGCAAGGAAGAAGCAGCTGCCTATGAACAGGCCCTTGCTTTTATTATCCGTTTATTGAAGCAGGGATTCCCAAAAAGCTACAAGATCAAGCTCAAATCCAGCCTGAAGCAGTATTTGCCTGTGAAGGGCCTTGCGAAGTCGGATACGCACCGTTTTTTTGCAAACGCGCTGGAGTACTCAGAGCTGCATCCGCTGCTTGAAGAATATGCACGTGCAGCGATTGAAGAGTTCGAATTTTATGCGGATACAGAGGGTGAAAAGAATTGTATGCCAGGCAGTTACGCAGCATTCGGACTTGGACTGGCAGATGAGCGGTATTTCCCATTGGTTGAATATTACATGGGTAAAGTGGATGATGAGCACCAGTCGGTACAGGACAAATTCACCGCTGCCTTGGCTGAGAAGCATGGTGTAACGTCCAGTTCCATACCTGTGCTGGTAGCTTGTTTGCGTCGTTCTACGGATAACCTGAAGCTGAAAATTCAGCCAGAGCTGGAGGATGAGGCGAAGCTTGAACTTCTGGTCCAATCGTTGCAAGGACTGAAATCCTATGAAGTGGAGCATGTGCTTTATCCGATCTGGGGCAAGGTAGAGAAGCTTGCAACAATGGCACGCAAGGCTGAGGGAAGACGGAAAGAATTGCTGTTAGAGCTGTTAAAGGCGGCTGGGAAATAA
- a CDS encoding extracellular solute-binding protein — translation MYRKMMTALLALTMVAVTACSSGAKEEPSKEAAAPLALQDGKYEPAVQMSYLRAWNDDTKFKNGETAQNNVHTKWAKERLGIDLTTPWAVSVTNDAFYTKLRLSLSANEELPDIVSIRGDYNLVRELIESGKFADAGELFDKYASDTWKGAAESAPEEWFPYMYEGKRYGIPIFDYAYNGDPVMFIREDWLKKLGLEEPKTIDELVTVMDAFTNKDPDGNGKKDTYGLTVGMKNALNTWMTESGWIFGMYNTMPGQWNLNAEGTLEYGSVQPGVKEGLATMKDWLSKGYLPKEAGVYDEIKAAELFTAGKAGIIVGPHWMPNWPIDDVKKNVDGATYKAIALPTGPTGESHHHGSGASNGVVLINKDMANPEIFFTYQNYLFDNFANPEVGSEFEHGFAQGYDFDIVDGKVLGEAEVKDGVSPLKYTLTYDGARIPNLMMDTLAELASGKEPETPFEKNTSIANKPEVFAAAQVVVAHKDDAIKNKFTGAPTDTMKMKKDALDKLEKDTFSKIIYGQVGIDEFDAFVTKWKSMGGDQITTEVNEWFKTVN, via the coding sequence ATGTATAGAAAAATGATGACTGCATTGCTTGCACTGACGATGGTTGCCGTAACGGCATGCAGTTCGGGGGCAAAAGAAGAACCGTCCAAGGAAGCGGCTGCGCCACTTGCACTGCAAGACGGTAAGTATGAACCTGCGGTTCAGATGAGCTATTTAAGAGCCTGGAATGATGATACAAAGTTTAAGAACGGAGAGACAGCGCAGAACAACGTGCACACCAAATGGGCGAAGGAACGGCTGGGCATCGACCTGACCACACCTTGGGCTGTGTCCGTTACCAATGATGCGTTCTACACGAAGCTGCGCCTCTCCCTGTCGGCGAACGAAGAGCTGCCGGATATCGTCTCCATCCGTGGTGACTACAATCTGGTTCGTGAGTTGATTGAGTCGGGTAAATTCGCTGATGCAGGCGAGTTGTTCGACAAGTATGCTTCAGATACATGGAAAGGTGCTGCAGAATCCGCACCGGAAGAGTGGTTCCCGTACATGTATGAAGGCAAACGCTATGGCATTCCGATCTTCGACTATGCCTACAATGGTGACCCGGTTATGTTTATCCGTGAAGACTGGCTGAAGAAGCTGGGACTGGAAGAACCCAAAACGATCGATGAGCTGGTAACGGTGATGGATGCATTCACGAATAAGGACCCGGATGGAAACGGTAAAAAGGATACGTACGGTCTGACGGTCGGCATGAAAAATGCCCTGAATACCTGGATGACCGAATCCGGCTGGATCTTCGGGATGTATAACACGATGCCGGGACAGTGGAATCTGAATGCAGAAGGGACACTGGAATACGGCTCGGTTCAACCCGGTGTGAAAGAAGGACTTGCAACGATGAAAGACTGGTTGTCCAAAGGCTATCTGCCGAAGGAAGCCGGCGTATATGACGAGATTAAGGCAGCAGAATTGTTTACAGCAGGCAAAGCCGGAATCATTGTGGGACCACACTGGATGCCGAACTGGCCGATCGATGATGTGAAGAAAAATGTGGACGGTGCTACCTACAAAGCAATCGCTCTGCCAACCGGACCAACTGGTGAAAGCCATCACCACGGTTCAGGTGCCAGCAACGGGGTTGTGTTGATCAATAAAGATATGGCGAACCCGGAAATTTTCTTCACGTATCAGAACTATTTGTTCGATAACTTTGCCAATCCGGAAGTGGGTAGCGAATTCGAACACGGCTTTGCCCAAGGCTATGACTTTGATATTGTAGACGGCAAAGTGCTTGGTGAAGCTGAAGTGAAAGACGGCGTATCCCCGCTGAAATATACACTTACTTATGATGGTGCCCGTATTCCGAATCTGATGATGGATACACTGGCTGAGCTTGCTTCGGGCAAGGAGCCTGAAACACCATTTGAGAAGAATACAAGTATTGCAAACAAACCGGAAGTGTTCGCTGCGGCTCAAGTCGTGGTAGCTCATAAGGATGATGCAATCAAGAATAAATTCACGGGTGCACCTACGGATACGATGAAAATGAAAAAAGACGCACTCGACAAGCTGGAGAAAGATACGTTCAGCAAAATCATTTACGGTCAGGTTGGCATCGATGAATTTGACGCGTTCGTGACCAAGTGGAAATCCATGGGCGGCGATCAAATCACAACGGAAGTTAATGAATGGTTCAAAACAGTTAATTAA
- a CDS encoding response regulator transcription factor: MMNLMVVDDEHSAVESIAASIPWREHGIGHVYKAYSVKEALQQMAAHQVHIIITDIRMPGLSGLDLVSHIRQKWERAKCIILSGHASFDYAKQALRHGTVSYLLKPVRDEELIEAVQQASVQIRLEGEKQLMHQRAMYSVREHLPEKRAGLMKDVLLGHKFAENELVEKLEQLEIGFRPQDKMQLLLIRYDDPQPTHKAFRLMKYAISNVVEEIFGSSYHLCHTDDAYDDLVFMASPKQTQSEPELLMGRLGERLLHSVKQYLNATISLSVSRIGRFPEQVPQLYHQAVSALRKQAEAGKGLHLNAAAGSHGATLKSLAALYEPPGLTALLEAGRMEDASRKIDSIFAELSDSVFPEHVYVAFHYLAAAFSYMAHREGRQLSDVLGEQYQQLLKDGYGVSLRSLEAWTRSVMKQWAQSTTDTGQESGSNMIRQVQQWIDNHLGEDLSLQVIAGEVHLHPVYLSKMYKQSTGEGISDYIIRSRMERAVHLLKHTAMKIYEVGQEVGYNNTPYFIQVFRKHYGLTPQDFRNG, encoded by the coding sequence ATGATGAATCTAATGGTCGTGGATGATGAACATTCAGCGGTGGAATCGATTGCAGCCTCCATACCGTGGAGAGAGCATGGGATTGGACACGTATATAAGGCATACTCGGTGAAAGAGGCATTGCAGCAAATGGCGGCACATCAGGTGCATATTATCATCACCGATATTCGTATGCCGGGCTTGTCCGGTCTGGATCTGGTGAGCCATATTCGGCAAAAGTGGGAGCGGGCCAAATGTATCATTTTATCCGGGCACGCATCGTTTGATTATGCGAAGCAGGCTCTCCGTCACGGAACGGTAAGTTATCTGCTGAAACCCGTGCGGGATGAGGAATTGATTGAAGCTGTGCAGCAGGCATCCGTCCAGATTCGGCTGGAGGGGGAGAAACAATTGATGCATCAGCGTGCCATGTATTCGGTGAGGGAGCATTTGCCGGAGAAGCGGGCGGGATTGATGAAGGATGTGCTGCTTGGACATAAATTTGCAGAAAATGAACTTGTGGAAAAGCTGGAGCAATTGGAGATTGGCTTTCGTCCCCAGGATAAAATGCAGCTGCTGCTCATCCGCTATGATGACCCACAGCCAACGCACAAGGCGTTCCGTCTGATGAAATACGCCATCTCCAACGTGGTGGAAGAGATCTTTGGCAGCAGTTATCATCTCTGCCATACGGATGATGCTTATGATGATCTCGTTTTCATGGCAAGCCCGAAGCAGACACAATCTGAACCGGAACTGCTGATGGGGCGGCTTGGAGAACGGCTGCTTCACAGTGTGAAGCAGTATTTAAACGCAACGATTTCACTGTCCGTCAGCCGGATAGGCCGTTTTCCAGAGCAGGTTCCACAATTGTATCATCAGGCAGTAAGTGCCCTGCGCAAGCAGGCGGAAGCGGGTAAAGGTCTGCATCTCAATGCGGCTGCCGGCTCCCATGGGGCAACATTGAAATCACTTGCGGCGCTGTATGAGCCACCCGGATTGACCGCACTGCTGGAAGCAGGACGAATGGAGGACGCGAGTCGCAAGATTGATTCGATTTTCGCCGAGTTATCGGATAGTGTGTTCCCGGAGCATGTGTATGTTGCTTTCCACTATCTCGCAGCAGCCTTCTCGTACATGGCTCATCGGGAGGGCAGACAGTTGTCCGATGTCCTCGGTGAGCAGTATCAGCAGCTATTGAAGGACGGTTACGGCGTGTCTCTTCGGAGTCTCGAAGCATGGACCCGGAGCGTGATGAAACAATGGGCTCAAAGCACAACCGACACGGGTCAGGAAAGTGGATCAAACATGATCCGGCAGGTTCAGCAATGGATTGACAACCATCTGGGCGAGGATCTTTCATTGCAGGTTATTGCCGGGGAGGTACATCTGCACCCGGTGTATTTGTCCAAAATGTATAAACAATCGACCGGTGAAGGCATCAGTGACTATATTATCCGTTCCCGAATGGAACGTGCGGTTCACCTGCTGAAGCACACGGCTATGAAGATTTATGAAGTCGGCCAGGAAGTGGGATATAACAATACCCCTTATTTCATTCAGGTATTCCGCAAACATTATGGCCTGACCCCGCAGGATTTTCGGAACGGTTAA
- a CDS encoding sensor histidine kinase: MKFTVFSKTVLLLVCLLVPILLLYTYANQANVDMVVEEKQQSSLNQFNYFSSQVDKNIEQLSLYGLTLLRDPSILHYRYMTDSTSQYEKNSIYLDILDKLSLYQSTSRWKNDITIVLPQAELVLSTKASRTVYNENMLKFPQPGQWQLDQGSFTYFFTDNYEWSAKPVATGVRTVMEINFDPMNIVAMLDDFKEAQGGDPFLFVPGNEPLLNRSADPELIQAIMKDMPLNGLGSEGNHKLEVGGKQYLVSYVLSKQLNGIYVNPVVLDDLLTPMDKSRNMFITSILLLLVLSIGAALLLYRKVQVPIQRLMRGLQQVRKGQLSTRIPVDHSRDEFAYLTQSFNHMAEQIQELIEKVYEERIRSREATLKHLQSQINPHFLYNCLFYIKNMTQLGNREAVIAMSLSLGDYYRYITRDENDMTTVEEEIRLLDNYLSIQQMRTNRLSYEIAVPQELMQQHIPRLLIQPIVENAVIHGIEPMEGSGHIVVTGMAAQEQMDGRQYTRYSLFVDNDGVTLTPEEIAGLEREINEPMGEEIGTGTWNVHQRLVTRYGHSSGLHFAAIPYGGLSVEIRWFEEEYPNDESNGRG; this comes from the coding sequence ATGAAATTTACAGTATTCTCAAAAACAGTTCTGCTGCTGGTCTGCTTGCTGGTACCAATTCTGCTGCTTTACACCTACGCAAATCAGGCAAACGTGGATATGGTCGTCGAGGAGAAGCAGCAGTCCAGCCTGAATCAATTTAACTATTTTAGCTCCCAGGTGGATAAAAATATTGAACAACTCTCGCTCTACGGTCTTACTTTACTGCGTGATCCAAGCATTTTGCATTATCGCTACATGACAGATTCGACCAGCCAATATGAGAAAAACAGCATCTATCTCGACATTCTCGACAAATTGTCGTTGTATCAGTCCACCAGCCGCTGGAAGAACGATATTACCATTGTGCTCCCTCAGGCGGAGTTGGTTTTATCCACCAAGGCAAGTCGAACCGTTTACAATGAGAACATGTTGAAGTTCCCCCAGCCTGGACAGTGGCAATTGGATCAGGGAAGTTTCACTTATTTCTTCACGGATAACTATGAATGGAGTGCCAAACCGGTGGCTACCGGTGTTCGAACCGTGATGGAGATTAATTTTGATCCAATGAACATTGTAGCCATGCTGGATGACTTCAAGGAGGCTCAAGGGGGAGACCCCTTTCTGTTTGTTCCGGGCAATGAACCGTTGTTAAACCGCAGTGCGGATCCTGAACTGATACAGGCCATTATGAAGGATATGCCTTTAAACGGATTGGGCAGCGAGGGTAACCATAAGCTGGAGGTGGGGGGCAAGCAGTACTTGGTCAGTTATGTGCTCTCGAAACAGCTGAATGGCATCTATGTTAACCCGGTTGTACTGGATGATTTGCTTACGCCGATGGACAAAAGCCGAAATATGTTTATTACTTCCATTTTGCTGCTGCTCGTGCTCAGTATTGGCGCTGCTCTGTTGTTATATCGAAAGGTGCAAGTACCCATACAACGTCTGATGAGAGGATTGCAGCAGGTTCGCAAAGGACAGCTGTCCACCAGAATTCCGGTTGATCACTCCCGTGATGAGTTTGCGTATCTGACGCAGAGCTTCAATCATATGGCAGAGCAGATTCAGGAGTTGATCGAGAAGGTTTACGAGGAACGCATTCGCTCGCGGGAAGCGACGTTGAAACATCTTCAATCACAGATTAATCCTCACTTCCTGTACAATTGCCTGTTTTATATTAAAAATATGACGCAGCTAGGCAACCGCGAAGCGGTTATTGCCATGTCGCTCAGTCTGGGAGATTACTACCGCTACATCACACGTGACGAGAATGATATGACAACCGTGGAAGAAGAGATTCGGCTGCTGGATAATTATTTGTCCATTCAACAGATGCGCACCAACCGTTTGTCGTATGAGATTGCCGTACCGCAGGAGTTGATGCAGCAGCACATCCCAAGGCTGCTGATCCAGCCTATCGTGGAGAATGCAGTCATTCACGGCATTGAACCGATGGAGGGCAGCGGTCACATCGTGGTTACAGGCATGGCAGCACAAGAGCAAATGGATGGCAGGCAATACACACGATACAGTCTGTTTGTAGATAACGACGGTGTTACCTTGACCCCGGAAGAGATTGCGGGTCTTGAACGGGAAATCAATGAGCCTATGGGCGAAGAGATCGGTACAGGTACCTGGAATGTACACCAGCGGCTTGTCACGCGATATGGTCATAGTTCGGGACTTCATTTTGCAGCAATCCCCTATGGGGGACTTAGTGTGGAAATACGATGGTTTGAGGAGGAATATCCTAATGATGAATCTAATGGTCGTGGATGA